DNA sequence from the Desulfuromonas sp. genome:
CCGCCGCATCGGGCCGGTCGGGGTGTCGGCCCTCGGGGCCGCCGGTCACGCGGCGGGGCAGATGCTCGTTGCATGGCTGCTCATCGTGCGCCACGACGGCCTCTGGCAGCTGCTCCCCTTTTTCCTGCTGTTCGCCCTCGGCACCGGGGTGGCCAACGGAATTGCCGCCGACCTGCTGCTCGGCCTGCTGCTGCGGCATCCGGCCCTGGCGAAGGCGGGGCGGGAGGGCGAAGGGATCAGTCGACCGCCAGGGCCTCCAGCTCTTCGGCGGTGAAGGCGTAGCGCTCCTTGCAGTATTCGCAGGTGACGCTGGCCGGTTCCGCCTGCCGGGCGAGCTGGAGGAGTTCCTCCTTGCCCAGGGCCAGCAGCAGGTTCAGCACCTGGCGGCGGTTGCAGCTGCAGCGAAAGGCCAGGTCGGTTCTTGTCTTGACAGCGAAGGGGATGCCGGCGAAAATTTGTTCCAGGATCTGCTCCGGCCCGAAGCCCTCGCGGAGCAGGGCGGTGATGGGCGGCAGGGCCTTGAGGCGTTCCTCCAGCAGGGGCAGGCGGGATTCGTCGCCCCCCGGCATGGCCTGGACCAGGAAGCCCCCGGCGGCGGCGACTTTTCCTTCGGTCTCCAGGTAGACCCCCAGGGCCACCGTGGAGGGGGTCTGCTCCGAGGTGGTCAGGTAGTAGGCGAGGTCCTCGGCGATGGTGCTGCGGTAGAGCTGCACCATGCCCCGGTAGGGCTCCTTGAGGCCGAGGTCCTTGACCACGTGAAGGAAGCCCGCCTTGCCGATCGCGCCGGCCACGTCGAAGGTCCCGTCCCGGGGGGGGAGGTTGGGGCAGGGGACCTTGACCGTGGCGCGCAGGTGGCCGTCGGCGTCGGTTTCCGCCTGGAGTTTCTGCAGGGGGCCGTTGCCCTCGATGGAGAGGCCCAGGCGCTGGCGCCCCTTGAGCAGGCCTCCGAACAGGGCCGCCCCGGTGACGAGGCGTCCCAGCGCCACCGTGGCGGTGGGGTCGGTGCCCTGGCGGCGGCGGGTCTCCTCCACCAGGGCGGTGGTGACCGCCGCACTCGCCCGCAGGGCGCCGTCCTCGGTGAGAATCCGAACCATGTGGTCTCGCATGCCGACTCCCCGGACAGGCCGGGCCTGTCCTTTGCTGATGATCAGAAGAAAATCCGCCCCTTCGCAAAAGGGGCCCGTCGCTGCAGCATGCTAGCGGAATCCATATCGGTCTGACAAGGCCTTTGACAAGGAGGATGTCATGAAAATCGTTCTTCCCGTGGCGGGCAAGGGAACCCGCCTGCGTCCCCACACCCATACCAAGGCCAAGTCCCTCGTCCAAGTGGCGGGCAAGACGGTCCTGGAGCACATCATCAGCCGCCTCGAGCCCCTCCAGGCCGCCGAGTACATCTTCATCACCGACGAGAACGGCAGCCAGATCGAGGACTTCATGGCCGAGAAGTTCCCTGGCCTGAACTGCACCTACACGGTGCA
Encoded proteins:
- the hslO gene encoding Hsp33 family molecular chaperone HslO, whose protein sequence is MRDHMVRILTEDGALRASAAVTTALVEETRRRQGTDPTATVALGRLVTGAALFGGLLKGRQRLGLSIEGNGPLQKLQAETDADGHLRATVKVPCPNLPPRDGTFDVAGAIGKAGFLHVVKDLGLKEPYRGMVQLYRSTIAEDLAYYLTTSEQTPSTVALGVYLETEGKVAAAGGFLVQAMPGGDESRLPLLEERLKALPPITALLREGFGPEQILEQIFAGIPFAVKTRTDLAFRCSCNRRQVLNLLLALGKEELLQLARQAEPASVTCEYCKERYAFTAEELEALAVD